ATCGTGTAACACTTGATCAGCTCACGGATGCCCCGCTCGAGCGACCATTCCGGTGTAAAACCGCTCGCCAACAGACGCTGATTCGAGACGATGTAATCGCGTTTGTCCGGGTCTTCGCCGATCTGGGCTTCGAAGGACACGAATTGCGGGAGCAATCGTTGGATCTCGCGGCAGAGTTCCAGTTTGGAGAGGTTCGCGTCTTCCAGCCCCACATTGTAGGGGCGATTGTTCATCTGCTCGAAATGATCGATCGCGTGAAGGAATGTTCGTACGACATCCTGGATATGGATGTAATTCCGTTTGCAGTGGCCTTCAAAGACGACGACCGCGCGATCATGCACGGCTCGCCAGACAAAATCGTTCACGAGCAAGTCCATGCGCATTCTTGGCGACACGCCGAATACCGTCGCCAGGCGCAGCGTGATGGCATTGCCGCGATCCAGCACGACCCTCTCCGCCTTCACCTTGGTTTCGCCGTAGAGGCTGATGGGCCGAAGGGGCGAGTCCTCCGTGCATGGCACTCCCGGTTGACCGATGCCGTACCCGCTGTTGGTGACGGGGAAGATGATCCGTTGCTGCGGCGACGACAATTTGCACAGCAACTGCACCGCTTCGAAATTCACGGTGTAGGCCCCGACGCGATCCCGGTCGCACAGTGGCGCGCCGACGAGCGCGGCCAGTGGAATGATGATGTCGGCGTCCTGGAGAAGGTCCGTGAGTATCCGTTCGTCCCGGCAGTCTCCCCGCACGATCCGAAACGATTCTTCCGCGCAACAGTCCATCAAACTGTTTTGCCGGTACATGAAATTGTCGAGGACCGTGACCGCAAAGCCGCGATCGAGCAACCGTCTGGTGAGCACGGAACCGAGATAGCCGGCCCCTCCGGTCACGAGCACATGGGGGGATGACGTCGTCATAATCGAACGAGCTCCTTCTGCATACGTGAAGGATCTGTCTTGCCTGGCACCGGCTGCGCCATCGGTGCGCGGTTGCCGGTCCTGTGTCGGCTCATGCGGCCTCAAGCACGACGCGGGAGATGTGCACCACGTCCTGCTCTGTCATCGAGGCGTGATTGGGCAGGAAAAACCCGCAATGATGGACCCGATCGGCCACGGGAAAACTGGCTTTTCCATACCGGTTCATCCAGAACGGATGCAGGCCCAGATTGCCGGCCGAAAAAATTCTGGTTTCCACTCCTTCGGCAACCAGGGCGCGAACGATGCGCTTGCGCTGATCCGGGGAATCGGCCAACAACCCGAAAGAAATGCTCGCCACCTTGCTGTGACGCGGCGGACGTTGCGTGTAGAAGCGCCCACCCAACTGCTGCAGATACCGATCATGATTGGCCTGTCGGCGCCCCGTCATCCAATCGAGCTTGCGCACCTGTTCGATACCGATAAACGCATTGAGGTCGGTCGAGCGCAGGTTGAATCCAGGCTCGTAGAACACGAAGGGTGAGTGGAAGTCGTCGATCTCATATTGCTCAACCAATTCTTCATGCCGTGCGCTTGGCAGATCCTTGCTCCATCCGTGACTGCGCAGCATAAGGAGCAGATCGGCGAACTGCCGGTCGCTGCAGGACACCATGCCCCCTTCGATCGTGGACATCTGGTGGCCGAAGTAAAAGGAAAAGCTGGCCATGTCGCCGAACGTTCCGACCTTGCGGCCTTCGTATTCGGCTCCGATGGCCGCACAGGCGTCTTCCAGCAAATAAAATCCGTAGCGATCCTTCAACGCTTGCAATTCGTGCATACGATGCGGCACCCCCAGGACCTGCACCAACAGGACGGTCTGCGCCTGATGCCGCCTCAAGAGGTCTTCAAGATGGTTCAGATCAAGCCCGAACGTGTCCGGGTCCGCCTCACACATGTGGGGCGTAAAGCCGAACTGAATCGCCGGGGCGATGGATGTGACCCATCCGACGCTGGGGACGATCACATTCGTATTGCGCAACTTGCCCGAACGCAGCAAGGCGTAATACATGAGCAAGTTGGCTGACGAGCCTGAATTGCAATTGACGGAATGCGGACGCCCGAGCCACTCGGACCATTGCCGTTCGAACTCCAGCGTGACCGCTCCCTTGGTCAGTCGTGGATAGGTCTTGAGCCAGTCGATCAATCGATCGATGTCCTGACGGTCGATGGTATCCTGCGCAAGGCACCATCGCGGATTGAGTTTGGCGTTCTGGGCATGAATCGTCATGGTCGTCGTCCCCTCCCGGTCCAATCAGGCACCGCCTCGTTACAAGACGAGGGGTGGCATTGGGACACCAATCAAGATGCATGCCACTTGGGATATTCACATGCGCGAGGAAAAACAGAGGAGTTTCAGGCGCTGAGGAAGAGCCGGCGCGAGTAACCGGGCAAAAACTTCCCAGTTGACGGCAACCGCTGCAGTCTAGGCGGATTCGATGGAGTGTTTCTGAAGCACAAACGATTCGAGGGCTTTTTTGACCGATCCGCCCCACCCGCGGTACTCGATCGTCTCCTTGCCGTCAAACTGGAATTCCAGGCCGAGGAGCGTGCCGTCCGATTGCAGTGACACGTTTCGCACGAGGGCTGTCAGATTGTTGACGTGACCGGTCCCGATGATTTCGAATTCCACGCGCAAGACCATTCCCGGGAAAAAGTCCTGGATCGGCCGTTGGAGCCGGACGGCGCATCCGGATGCGCTCAGATCCGTCAACAGCCCGCCGATTCTCGGCTGGTGTGCGGATTGCCGCTCGCCGACACCGCCGGTCACCTGTAGGAGCACGACAGGCTCGTGAGCCAGTACCCGTCCCTGCTTGCGCAAGGGGACGGCTTCGATGTTCGAGGGATACGCCAACAGGAGAAACGGAAAGGGTTGCAGTTGCAAATCCAGCACCTCGGTACGATAGCCGATGATTCGTCCGGCATAGATGTAGCGCAGTACGCACGTGGTACCGACCGCACAGGGAATCGGCTTTCCGAAATGAAACGGCCATTCACACAGGATCCAACTGCGGTGTTTCCAACCGAGGACCGTGGAGCCATATTGTGCGCCGCTCTCTTCCCCGGCCAGACTGAGCTGAAGCGAGAGCCCGACCTCAAGGAATGACGCGGGATGACGATGTGCCGTCAGGTCGCTGGTCATGCTGTCCCTCACCCGTGACGCACTACGCAGGTGCGCCCCAATCATCGGTATCGGTCTTTCTGCTCAAAACTTGACGTATCGCTCGGCTGGACTGCTGGCTTTCCTGTAAAGGACCTCCCCGCATCAACCGATATGTATTCTGCGGTAGCTTCGCGCATCGCCACTGTGGACCTACGCAGCGGTTCTGACAAGGACTCATCAATACTCGGACATGGATTCGACCAAACGCATTCCCATCGATCAGTTGACCGTCGGCATGTTCATCGCCGGCCTGGACCAACCCTGGTATCGGACGCCGTTTCTTCTCCACAAATGGCTGCTGTCCAACCCCGACGACATTGTGCAGCTCAAACGGCACGGCATTCAGATCGTCACCATCGATACGAAGCGTGGGCTGGACGTCGGCGCTGCGCCCGCCCCGGCGCCGGAGGCACCCGCCGTTCAAGAAGAACCCACACCAGGCCCGGCAGAGGTCGCCGATCCCCCAGCCGGCGGAAAGCCATCTCCGGCGGCGGCGTCCGCCGCCGTCTACCGGCAGGCTATGGAAGCCGTCGATCGCGTCTTCCGAGACATCGAAGCCGGTCAGCCGCCAAAAGCCACAGCATTGAAGCCGGTGGTGCGCGATCTCCTCAAGCAAATCATCGAACAGCCGGAAGCGATGATGATTCAGTTCTGCCTGGATAAGATGCGTCGCTTCGACGGCACCCTCGCCAATCACGGCATGGATGTCTGCGTCCTGACGTTGATTCTGGCCGTGGAAAACGGCTGCACGGAATCGGATATGGAAGCGCTCGGCTTGAGCGCGCTGCTCCACGACATCGGATTCGTCCGCCTGCCGCGGAACCTCTATCGAAAAACGACAGCCTTGACCGAGCAGGAACAGGCGCTGATGCGGCAACATCCGCAACTGGCGGCCTCCGTCCTGTCGCAAGGTGACCGGGTGCCGGAGACGGTGACGAAGATCATCGCGGAACATCACGAATTTCAGGACGGTACCGGGTTTCCCAAACTGGTCAAAGCCGGCGCGGTGTCGCCCTTGACTCAACTGATGGCCTTGGCCGACACCTATGACGACCTGGTCACGACCAGATACGGCCGTCCGCCCCTGCTGCCCCATGATGCCATTCGCCAGCTCTTCGTGTTGGGGGCGAAAGGGCGGTACGACAAGACGTTGGTTGAGGTCGCAATCAAAGTACTGGGCGTCTATCCGCTGGGGAGTCTCATCAAGCTCAATACCAACGAGTCCGCCGTGGTGATCGGCCTGAACCATGAAGACCGCTTGCGTCCGCGTGTGCGTATCATCAAAGGCGTGGACGGAGAAGGTCAGCAACCAGTAGATATCGATCTGCAGAACCAGCCGGCCGACCAGCCCGCACGCTCCATCCTCCGGGCGTTGGATCCTGGCACGGAACAGATAGACCTGCCGCAATATCTTGACCTTGCGGTGGGTGGAGCGCCGCTATGAGCCATCGGTCACATTCGCCGTTTCCCCATGCACAGCCTCCCGGAGGTCCTGACCTACCCAGCGAAGCGCTTTCTTTGCTGTGGGACGCCGTCCCTCTGGGTGTATGTCTCCTGACGGCGGACTCGCGCGTGGCATTTGCCAACCGCAACGCAGCTCGCCTGTTTCACCGGACTGCGGGAGAGTGTCTCCACAGATCGTTGACCGATCTCTTGGGACAGACGGTCGAATTGAGCAGCTCGTTGCGATCCTCCGGCGTCTGGAAAATACCGGAAGCAACGGTGGGCGATTCCGCAGAGACGACGGAAAGCGAGGAGGACGAGTCTCCTGGTTATGCCTTGGTCGAATGGGAACAATTGCGCATGTCCGGCATCCCGGGCGTCGCCGCGCTGCTGACGCTGCGCGATGTGACCCGCGAATGCGAGTTGGAAACCGATCGTGACCGGCTTGCCACCGTGGCTGAGGAAAGCCCCTACCCGATCGTCGAAATCGATCGGCATGGCAACATTCTCTATGTGAATCCGGCCATGGTGGAGGTCCTCTGTCGATTCGGGTACGACCTCAGCGGCAGACCGGATATTCTTCCGGACAATCTCCCTGCGCTGGTCGCGACCTGCCTGCTTGAGGGACGCACACTTCGCTCTCAGGACGTGGTCAGAGGCGAGGCCTGTTACAGTTGGACCTTGTGCCCTGTGCCCAGCAATCAACTCGTGCGCGCGTACGGCGTCGACCTCACCGAAGTGCACGCAACGCATCGGGCCTTGAACGCCACGGCAGATCACCTTCGTGAGAGTAATCGCCAATTGGACCAGGCGCTCCAACAGGCGCAAGCGGCGGCGCAAGCCAAGTCCTCATTCCTGGCCATGATCACCCATGAGTTGCGCACGCCGATGAACGGCGTCATCGGCATGGCCAGTCTGTTGCTCGATACCTCGTTGACGGAGGAACAGCGATCGTTCACGCAGACGATTCAGCAATGCGGTGAAGCGCAACTGTCGCTGATCAACGACGTGCTCGAGTGCAGCAAGATCGAAGCCGGCAAGTTAGAACTCGAAAGCCTCGACTTCCAGTTACGCACCACGGTGGAAGACGTCCTATCACAGTTCGCCGAACGGGCTCAGCGCAAAGGTCTTGAAATCACCGGCCTGGTGCATGCCTCGGTTCCAAACGCGCTCCGTGGCGACCCCGGCCGCCTGAGGCAGGTGCTGACGAATTTCGTAGGAAACGCCGTTAAATTCACCGAGCACGGCGAAGTTACGGTACAAGCCTTCCTGGAACAGGACTCTCCGGCCGGCGTGACGATCAAGTTCGAGGTCACCGACTCCGGCATCGGCATCAGTGACGAGGTGCAAGGGCGACTGTTCCAGGCTTTTGCACAAGCCGACAGTTCCACCACCCGCAAATATGGTGGAACGGGTCTTGGCCTCGCGATTTCGAAGCAGCTGGTGGAACTGATGGGCGGTCAGGTCGGCTTGCGGAGCCGACCCGGTGAGGGGACCACCTTCTGGTGCACCGCCGTCTTCCAGAAGCAGCCGGTCTGTGCCCCGGCGATTGTGCCGTCCGCCGAACTGAGCGGTCGTCGTGTCCTCATCGTCGATGACAATGAATCGAATCGCACGATCCTGCATCATCTTGTCTCAGGATGGGGCATGCAGGACGGCCAGGCCCGCAATGCGACAGAGGCGATGGAGATGCTGAGCCAGGCCGCCGCCAAGGGAGAACCCTACGAGGCGGCTGTCCTCGACATGCTCATGCCGGGCAAGGACGGGCTTCAATTGGCCCAAGACATCAAGGCTCACCCCCATGGCGCCGGCGTGCGATTGGTCGTCTTGACCTCATTGATTCAGCCTGGGCATGCGGAACGGGCCCGCCGCGCCGGTTTCTCCGCGTATCTGACAAAGCCGGTGCGTCACGATCAACTGCAGGGTTGCCTCCGCGTCGTCTTCGGGCTGCAACAGGGGCCAGGAACCAGCGGAGCCGGCATCGGCAAGAGCCAGATAGCCGCGCCTCCCCTCATTACCAGGCACACCTTGGCCGAGCAAGCTCGGCGTCCCAGGATTCTCGTCGCTGAAGACAACGTGGTCAATCAGAAGCTGGCCGTCCGCATGCTCGATCGACTCGGCTACCAGTCGGATGTCGTCTCCAACGGCCAGGAGGCGGTGACGGCCTTTGAACGGGAATCGTATGCCGCGATCGTGATGGATTGTCAGATGCCGACGATGGACGGGTACGAGGCCACCAAGCAGATCCGCGCGCAGGAACAACGCCCGGATGATTCCCGAACGCGTGCGCACATTCCGATCATTGCGTTAACGGCCAATGCCATGCCGGGCGACCGCGAGCGATGCAAGGCCGCGGGCATGGACGACTATCTGAGCAAGCCGGTGAAGACGGACGATCTTGGTCTCATCCTGCAGCGTTGGGCTCCGTTGCCGACCGCGGCGGACGCTCCTGCGCCGGTTCCACGCCGCGAAATGACCAAGACCGACGCGCGGGTGTTTGATGCATCTGCGATGTTGGCCAATATCGGCGGTGATACCGAACTGTTCGAACAACTGATCCGGCTCTTCCTTGACCGGCATAGCCTCTTGATGAAAGAAATCGAAACTGCCATCGGTCAAGCCGATGCGTCCGCGCTTGAACGGGCGGCACACAGCCTCAAGGGCACCGCCGCCAACCTCTGCGCGCCCGACGTCGTCTTGCTGGCGGGCCAGTTAGAGGCGACCGGTCGTCTGGGGACCTTGACGGAGGCCCCGTCCCTTCTTGTGCAGTTGGACCGCACGGTTCAGGAACTGGTGTCGGTCCTGTCGCGTCAAGTCGCACCTCCCCCATCAACCTAAACGCTTTATACGATCGCTCCGACAGCGCGCCGCACGACCTCGGCCACACGATGGCTTGAGCCGGGCGTCCGTTCGAGCATAGTTGGGACGCGATCCGGGCACTATTCGACGGGAGCACTCGTGAGTGAAGCGGAGACTACACCGCTACAGCGAATGCGTGACTCTGTGCAGAAGGAGTGAACAGGGGGTAGCGCGTGGGCAGGTCTTCGGAAAGCACCAATTGTTTGCAGAGTCTGGTGCGATGATTCATGACCAACGGACCGCGCAGGTTGGCGGTCACGGCGCTGGGATCATCGGACGGGATGGTGAGAATCGTCACCACTGAGAGCTCGTCGTCATCTTGCTTTTGGATCTCGATCAGGGCATCCGTCGTCACCGTAATCTGATAGTCCGGCTTGAAGTAAGCCGGATCCAGAATGACAAACGCCAGTTGCGGTTCTTCGACGCACTGCAACCACTTGAACGGCGCATCCGTGTCATGATCCAGCATGACGTATTTGGTCCAGTCCGGGAATCCCAGGATCCCGGAGGGAAACACCAGCAGACTCTCATCTTTGACGTCCAAGGTCCCGAACCTGGTCGACTGACATTTCATAAATGGTTTTCAGCCTCCCCGGCGGCCGGCTTTGTTGGACAATTGGCGGAAGGCTTCCAGCGGAATGACGCCGGGCCCCGCCGCGATGCGATTCTCGTCCTGGATCCGCGCATGCACTTCATCCCGATGCACTTGCACATTGGGCGGCGCTTCGATACCGAGCCGCACTTGTCCGCCTTTGATGCCAAGCACCACGATACGAACATCCGGCCCGATGGTGACGCCTTCTCCCCGACGTCGTGTTAAGACCAGCATACAAGCCTTCCTTGGCGTGTGGATACGGGTACATTGGGTATATCGGTTCCGGTGAGGATGAACTTAAGCGTCGGTTACGGCAGATAATTGATTAATGAGGAGTCGAAAATCTTGCTGAATGTCTGACTGGCGGCCTGCACGGCGACCTGTTGAAGGCTCAACTGGCTGATCGCCGTTGCGAGATCAGCATCCTGATTGTCGGAAATGGCTTTGGAAATGGTCAGGGTGGCCGTATCCAGTGCGTCGTGGGTGACTTGCAGACGGTTGGCCAGAGCCCCGATCGTCCCCTGCGCATCACTGATCTGTGCCGTGGCCAGGTCCAGATTGCCGATTCCCACCTGAATCCCCGCGCGATTGTCGCTTTCGAGCGCGGTAAGCAAGTCCCGGAGCGAATCGAACATGTTCGTCGTCGCGCCGGTAAAAATGCTGCTTCCCGGAACCAGGATCTGCACGGTCTGATTTTCACCCACTGCGATCGACTGGGTCTCCGTGTTGCCCTGATAAGTCACCGTATCCCCGGTGGTGATCACATAGGGACTGACATCAGTTTTTGTACCGCCGAATACCGCCTGGCCGGCGACTTCGGTATTGCCGAGTTGGACCAATTGCCGCTGCAATTGGCGAACTTCTTTCGCGATACTTTGACGTCCTTCCGCCGAGGTGGTGTCACTGCTGGCTTGAATGGTCAGTTCACGTACTCGTGTGATGAGGTTCTGCACCTGTCCCAAGGCCTGATCGGCCGCGTTCACACGCGACGTGCCGAAATCGATGTTGCGCAGCCATTGGGTGGTTTGCGAGAGCGCGGATTTGTCGAGGACGATCTGGCCATACGAACTCGGATCGTCTTCTGGCCTGTTCACGCGCTTCTGACTGGAGATCTGCTCCTGCGAGGTCAGCATCTGCAAGCGTGAGCGTTGGAGATTGCCGAGCAGGGTATTGTACATCTGTTGATCGGCGACTCTCATACGAACGCTCCCCTCTTCTCCTGATCAAACGATCAGCGCTTCAACGACAAGATGGTCTGCAACATCTCATCACTGGTGGTGATGAGCCGTGAGGCAGCTTGAAACGCCCGCTGATACTTCAACAGATTGATGAGCTCTTCATCCATGGACACACCGGAAATCTCCGCTCGGTGTGCGAGCAATTGGTCGTTCAAAATTTCCTGCCCATGCAAGTCCCGCGTCGCACCCTGTAGTGTCGCGCCGAAACTTCCGGCCATGGCGCTGTAATAGCTCTGAAACGTCGTATTGCCCAATCCGGCCACCGCGGCCGTCTGGAGGTCGGCTACCGCCAGGGCATTCACATTGTTGCCGGGGAGTCCGGTGGCGGTCGACGAAGCGGCGATTTTTTGCCGATCGGTCAGCGCTATACTGATTGTGCCGGCGGTGGTTCCAGAGGCAGTAAAAAAGTCCTGCGTGGTGGAGCCGTCCAACCCGTACCCCAGTCGGTGTTGCGTGTTGACTTGCGACACAAGTTGCGATGTGAGGGTGTCCAAGGAGGTCTGCAAACCCGCGGCGGTTGTATCCCGCGCATCGAGCAGCCCTTTCAGCCGGCCGCCGCTGATCGAGGAGGTAATATCCGTGTTGGGGCCGGTTCCCCCGTCATACCGTACGTCGAGCAACCCACCGTTGGTCACGTCGGAAACGCCGGTGAGCTTGTACGCCGTGTGGTCGGTGACCAGAATCTGCCCGATCCCCACAAACACGGTCACCTGGCCACTTCCATCTTCGATCGAAGAAATATCGACCAGACCTGCGAGGTCGTTCAAGAACCGGCCGCGCTGATCCCGAAGATCGTTCGCCTGCTGCCCGCTCACCTCGGTCAGTTTAATTTGGGCGTTCAAATCAGCGATCTTGCTGGCCAGCGCATTGATGTCATTGATCCCGCTTTGAACCTGACCATCAAGCGACAGCCGCTGTGTGGACAGCTGGGAAGATGCCTGGTTCAAGACTTTGGTCAACCCGTCGGCCTTGGTCAGGAGTACGGTGCGCGCGGTCAGGTCCGCCGGATTGGTCGCCACGTCCTGCCAGGCTTTGAAAAAATCATTCAGTCCTGCCGCAATACCCTGGTCATTCGAATCGTTGAACAAAATCTGGATTTGAGAAAGGGCCTTCTGGGATGCGCCGAATTGCCCGATCCGCTCGCTGGAACCCAGCAGTTGCTGTTCCACAAAGCTGTCGACGGAGCGGCGAATTTCCGAGACCTGAACGCCTGTTCCGATCTGGCCTGGGCGGCCGTTCTCCGGCAGGGTTTGGGTGAGCACCGCTTCCTGCCGTGAGTAGCCGGGGGTGCTGACGTTGGCGATGTTCTGTCCGGTGACGGACATGGCGCGCTGGAAACTGGCCAGTGCGTTCGAGCCCACGCCGAATAATCCGTTCAGTCCCGACATAGAATCACTCGTTACCCTTTGGCTCTCACCAGGCCGGCGCCTGCCGCGACTGCTGCGCCGGATGACGAATAGAGTGCCGCTGACTCCGGGGAGTGCTGCCAACGCTTGAGCGCTCCGTGCAAGAAATCGAGCGATTGCCCGATGAGTGTGGCGTTGAACCGATTCAATCGATCCGTCTCCCCGATCGCCGCCACCAACTCCTGCTCCCGCTGATTCCGGCCTGCATCGCCGGCCACAGTTGCCGCGGGAACCGGTCTGGTTCGGCGCTCCTGTTCCAGATCACGAATCTCATCTAATAATTGAGCTTTTCGCATCGTGACTGAGGTGAACTGGCCGAACGACAGGCAGCGAATCGCCTCCTGCTCTTCACGCAACAATGACTGGAAGGCCAGGATCCGCTCGAGCATGCGCTCCATGAGCGCGTCGGACTCGTTAGAGATAGCGTGTGGCACGGTCGACACCTTGTCTCCTCCTCGACGATAGGGTTCAGGCCTACGAGGACATGTGAGCGAAGGGGCCGACCGCCGGTGTGGCTGACTACAGAACCGCGTCCGTCAAGACGTGACGGATCATGGCATCTGCAACTTTCTTCCCGTCGACGGTGTAGGTACCCCCTTCGACCGACTGCTGAATCTGGCCGACTCTGGCATCACGTTCCGCATCCGGCTGTTCAGCTGCCGCCCTCAGGCGCTGGAGTTCTTTGGCACGCTCGGAAATCTGGACGCGGTCTTGGGACTGCGTCTGCTGAGATGCGGTCTTCTTATTGTGCGTCCGATCGGTTTCCTGAACGCCCAACAGAATTTTTGCGAGATCCGCCGCCCGGCCGTTGTTTGAGATCTCCATAACTGCTTCTCCTCCCCTTGCCAGGGTGTTCCGAAAGGCTTTCCCCTAGTCGAGTCCTCTATCGGCGGGGAAGGCAGGGAACTTTAGGAGAAGCGGACGGATTAGCGATTTTTTTCCACATAGGCATCCACAAAGGCTGTAATGCCGATCCCTCCGGCCTGGGTCGCCAATTTGGCAATTTCCTGGTCGTAGAAGGAGTACCAGACCTGCTCTCCCTTCCGTTCCAAAAGGCCTTTCGGAACAGTTTCCCGCATGTTTTTAATAAGATAGGAGATAAAGTAGGCTTCGAATTCTTGCCCGGCTTTATGCAGTGCCGAGGTGGATGTCTGTGCAATCTGGCCCTGCCCATTTGTACGCTCTAGCCCGGCTGGTTGGGCGGCGGACATCTGCGCCAGATCCATCTGACCGGCCAAAAAATCTCGTATTTCCATGGAGTTTTAGTATCCTCTCTTACACAATCTCAAGATTCGCTTGAAGGGCACCGGCGGCGCGGAGGGCCGACAAGATCGCCACCAGATCCCGTGGGGTCACCCCGACGGCATTCAGCGCCCGCACTACTTCTCCGAGGGTCACCGTCTGATCCACGACAATCAGCCGTGACTGTTCCTCAGCGACATCCGTCTGCACATCAGGCGTGACGGTGGTCTGGCCCTGAGTCGAGCCGATCACCGGAGCCGGAGGCTGCGACACATTCAACGTGTTCTTCACGGAGATCGTGAGGTTCCCATGCGAAATCGCGCAGGTAGAGAGCCGAACGTGCTCGCCGAGTACCACGGTACCGGTGCGCTCGTTCACTACGACCTTCGCGGCGACGTCGACGCTGACATCCAGACCTTCCATCGTGGCGATGTATTCCACTACCCGCCCGTGAAACGATGAGGGAAGTGTGGTCTTGACCAGCCCCGCATTGACCGGGACTGCGGTTCCCTTCCCGAAGGTCCCGTCAATGGCTTCCGCCGTGCGAATCGCCGTGGTGAAGTCAGGGTGCCGCAGCAAGACGGAGACGGTGTCCCAGGTGTCGATGTCCACAGCGACTTCTTTTTCCACGATGGCGCCGGCGGGAACCACCCCTGCCGCCTGATGATTTTTCGTGACCGTCGCCCCGCCTGCCCCTCCGGTGCCGCCTAGAAACCCGCCGATGGAGACCGGCCCTTGAGCGACGGCAAAGACCTGCTGGTTGGGAGCCTTTAACGGGGTCGAGAGCAACGTGCCGCCTTGCAGACTCTTCGCATTGGCCATCGAGGAGACCACGGCGTCGAGCGTCATGCCGGGCTTCACAAACGGCGGCAGCTTGGCCGTGACCATCACCGATGCAATGTTACGCGTGAGCAATTGGATGGGATCGATGACCAAGTTGATGCCCATCTTATTCAACATGGACATCATGGCTTGAATGGTAAATTGTCCGCCGATGACCTGGTCGCCGGTGCGATCCAGACCGACCACCAAACCATACCCGATCAATTGGTTTTCCCGCACGCCTTCGATGGTGGCCACATCCTTGACACGCACGGCATGAGCCATCGACACGCTGAACAACGACAGAGTCAGGAAGGCGAGCATGCCGACCGCGGTTCGACGAAACCAGGCGTGTACCGGTGGCGGGGGTGCGGTGGCTGGAGCGGCTTTCGGTTGAGGAGGCATCCATGAGCGCGTCAATTGCTCCGGGTCCACGCCGGGCGTGCGCAGCACCCCGCTGGACATCATCAGACGAAACGTTTGCATGATCATCGCCCGTTGTTGTTTACGTGGCATCGACATGATGACTCCTGTCTCGCTCCCGTGGCGTATCACGAT
Above is a genomic segment from Nitrospira defluvii containing:
- the flgL gene encoding flagellar hook-associated protein FlgL produces the protein MRVADQQMYNTLLGNLQRSRLQMLTSQEQISSQKRVNRPEDDPSSYGQIVLDKSALSQTTQWLRNIDFGTSRVNAADQALGQVQNLITRVRELTIQASSDTTSAEGRQSIAKEVRQLQRQLVQLGNTEVAGQAVFGGTKTDVSPYVITTGDTVTYQGNTETQSIAVGENQTVQILVPGSSIFTGATTNMFDSLRDLLTALESDNRAGIQVGIGNLDLATAQISDAQGTIGALANRLQVTHDALDTATLTISKAISDNQDADLATAISQLSLQQVAVQAASQTFSKIFDSSLINYLP
- the csrA gene encoding carbon storage regulator CsrA translates to MLVLTRRRGEGVTIGPDVRIVVLGIKGGQVRLGIEAPPNVQVHRDEVHARIQDENRIAAGPGVIPLEAFRQLSNKAGRRGG
- the flgN gene encoding flagellar protein FlgN, translating into MPHAISNESDALMERMLERILAFQSLLREEQEAIRCLSFGQFTSVTMRKAQLLDEIRDLEQERRTRPVPAATVAGDAGRNQREQELVAAIGETDRLNRFNATLIGQSLDFLHGALKRWQHSPESAALYSSSGAAVAAGAGLVRAKG
- the flgK gene encoding flagellar hook-associated protein FlgK → MSGLNGLFGVGSNALASFQRAMSVTGQNIANVSTPGYSRQEAVLTQTLPENGRPGQIGTGVQVSEIRRSVDSFVEQQLLGSSERIGQFGASQKALSQIQILFNDSNDQGIAAGLNDFFKAWQDVATNPADLTARTVLLTKADGLTKVLNQASSQLSTQRLSLDGQVQSGINDINALASKIADLNAQIKLTEVSGQQANDLRDQRGRFLNDLAGLVDISSIEDGSGQVTVFVGIGQILVTDHTAYKLTGVSDVTNGGLLDVRYDGGTGPNTDITSSISGGRLKGLLDARDTTAAGLQTSLDTLTSQLVSQVNTQHRLGYGLDGSTTQDFFTASGTTAGTISIALTDRQKIAASSTATGLPGNNVNALAVADLQTAAVAGLGNTTFQSYYSAMAGSFGATLQGATRDLHGQEILNDQLLAHRAEISGVSMDEELINLLKYQRAFQAASRLITTSDEMLQTILSLKR
- a CDS encoding flagellar basal body P-ring protein FlgI; protein product: MLAFLTLSLFSVSMAHAVRVKDVATIEGVRENQLIGYGLVVGLDRTGDQVIGGQFTIQAMMSMLNKMGINLVIDPIQLLTRNIASVMVTAKLPPFVKPGMTLDAVVSSMANAKSLQGGTLLSTPLKAPNQQVFAVAQGPVSIGGFLGGTGGAGGATVTKNHQAAGVVPAGAIVEKEVAVDIDTWDTVSVLLRHPDFTTAIRTAEAIDGTFGKGTAVPVNAGLVKTTLPSSFHGRVVEYIATMEGLDVSVDVAAKVVVNERTGTVVLGEHVRLSTCAISHGNLTISVKNTLNVSQPPAPVIGSTQGQTTVTPDVQTDVAEEQSRLIVVDQTVTLGEVVRALNAVGVTPRDLVAILSALRAAGALQANLEIV
- a CDS encoding rod-binding protein, yielding MEIRDFLAGQMDLAQMSAAQPAGLERTNGQGQIAQTSTSALHKAGQEFEAYFISYLIKNMRETVPKGLLERKGEQVWYSFYDQEIAKLATQAGGIGITAFVDAYVEKNR
- the flgM gene encoding flagellar biosynthesis anti-sigma factor FlgM, whose product is MEISNNGRAADLAKILLGVQETDRTHNKKTASQQTQSQDRVQISERAKELQRLRAAAEQPDAERDARVGQIQQSVEGGTYTVDGKKVADAMIRHVLTDAVL